One genomic window of Pungitius pungitius chromosome 11, fPunPun2.1, whole genome shotgun sequence includes the following:
- the eny2 gene encoding transcription and mRNA export factor ENY2 isoform X2, translating into MSKESRMRATVNQKLTEMGERERLKELLRAKLAECGWKDQMKAHCKEVIKDKGLEHVTLEDLVVEITPKGRALVPDSVKKELLHRIRAFLAQHAT; encoded by the exons ATGAGCAAAGAGTCCAGGATGAGGGCCACGGTGAACCAGAAGCTGACCGAGATGGGGGAACGAGAGAG GCTGAAGGAGTTACTGAGGGCTAAGCTCGCCGAGTGTGGATGGAAGGATCAGATGAAAGCTCACTGCAAAG AAGTGATCAAAGACAAAGGCTTGGAGCACGTCACCTTGGAGGACCTGGTGGTCGAGATCACCCCTAAAGGAAGAG cttTGGTGCCGGACAGCGTCAAGAAAGAGCTCCTCCACAGAATAAGAGCCTTCTTGGCTCAGCATGCCACATAG
- the eny2 gene encoding transcription and mRNA export factor ENY2 isoform X1: protein MSKESRMRATVNQKLTEMGERERLKELLRAKLAECGWKDQMKAHCKEVIKDKGLEHVTLEDLVVEITPKGRGYFTSDFCRLSYHHSHRVLVEGWDVDLWCRTASRKSSSTE from the exons ATGAGCAAAGAGTCCAGGATGAGGGCCACGGTGAACCAGAAGCTGACCGAGATGGGGGAACGAGAGAG GCTGAAGGAGTTACTGAGGGCTAAGCTCGCCGAGTGTGGATGGAAGGATCAGATGAAAGCTCACTGCAAAG AAGTGATCAAAGACAAAGGCTTGGAGCACGTCACCTTGGAGGACCTGGTGGTCGAGATCACCCCTAAAGGAAGAGGTTATTTCACTTCTGATTTTTGTCGCCTCTCCTACCACCACTCACATCGAGTGTTGGTAGAAGGATGGGATGTGGAT cttTGGTGCCGGACAGCGTCAAGAAAGAGCTCCTCCACAGAATAA